In the genome of Molothrus aeneus isolate 106 chromosome 5, BPBGC_Maene_1.0, whole genome shotgun sequence, one region contains:
- the LOC136556726 gene encoding glioma pathogenesis-related protein 1-like, with translation MLFPGGVPLRRVVQRVSSSTSTGSELSKGHWTLGVRPVRPRSSRGPRPGTPGGRSGRAEGQATPSRPQADEGLYKYRQPGTEPAGFQHHQLGTSRDAPRSTVVTFCLHHLSSSPFSMTGRFSTCALALLLFCYSSDSYDPSTLPDPRDPEFIKQCVQTHNTLRSRVDPPASNMLWMSWDPDLAKTAKAWAKKCLFKHNIHLKERGKVHPRFATAGENIWTGSASVFTVKAALASWYAEVESYDYDTNKCTRVCGHYTQVVWATSYKVGCAVHYCPTVQYISIRNAAHFVCNYGPPGNYPVRPYKTGTACSECGGEKCTMTMCQNEERDKVIEDSKWQPDWDRPACDEFCISVIALRLILLILIFVASWLLPKYWSLIPASG, from the exons ATGCTTTTTCCCGGCGGCGTTCCATTGCGGCGTGTTGTACAGAGAGTGAGTagcagcacaagcacaggcagCGAGCTCTCCAAAGGACACTGGACTTTGGGGGTTCGCCCCGTTCGGCCCCGCAGCAGCCGCGGCCCACGCCCCGGCACCCCCGGCGGGCGCAGCGGCCGCGCTGAGGGCCAGGCCACGCCCAGCCGCCCTCAGGCTGACGAGGGGCTCTATAAATACAGGCAACCGGGCACTGAGCCCGCCGGATTTCAGCACCACCAGCTCGGGACGTCTAGGGATGCTCCTAGATCCACCGTGGTGACTTTCTGCTTGCACCATCTCTCTTCTTCTCCCTTCTCAATGACAGGCAGATTTTCTACTTGTGCGCTGGCTTTACTACTCTTTTGTTATTCCTCTGATTCTTATGATCCATCGACATTGCCTGATCCTCGGGATCCAGAGTTTATTAAGCAATGTGTGCAAACCCACAACACGTTGCGGTCCAGAGTGGATCCACCAGCCAGCAACATGCTCTGGATG AGTTGGGATCCAGATTTAGCAAAGACTGCAAAAGCTTGGGCAAAGAAATGCTTATTTAAACATAATATACACCTCAAAGAGCGAGGGAAAGTTCACCCCAGATTTGCTACTGCTGGGGAAAACATCTGGACTGGCTCGGCTTCTGTCTTTACCGTGAAAGCAGCCCTCGCCTCTTGGTACGCCGAGGTCGAATCCTACGATTACGACACCAATAAGTGCACTAGAGTATGTGGCCACTATACACAG GTAGTTTGGGCTACAAGCTACAAGGTTGGTTGTGCTGTGCACTACTGTCCCACGGTGCAATACATCTCCATACGCAACGCAGCACACTTCGTCTGCAACTATGGGCCGCC AGGGAATTACCCAGTGCGCCCATACAAGACGGGAACAGCGTGCAGCGAGTGCGGTGGTGAGAAGTGTACCATGACAATGTGTC aaAATGAAGAGCGTGACAAAGTCATTG AGGATTCCAAGTGGCAACCAGACTGGGACAGGCCTGCATGTGATGAGTTCTGCATCTCCGTTATTGCTTTAAGATTAATACTCCTTATACTGATATTTGTGGCCTCCTGGCTCTTACCAAAATATTGGTCTCTAATACCTGCCAGTGGGTAG
- the LOC136556982 gene encoding glioma pathogenesis-related protein 1-like has protein sequence MRITFFFAALLLLDFFSCIHAYLQYPLPDIEDAKFIADCVRAHNAFRSKVNPPASNMFRMSWDAALAKSAKAWAKKCKFKHNTYLKMPGKMHPTFRFVGENIWTGTAHIFSVEAALRSWFNEVSSYDFSTNICTDMCGHYTQVVWAESYKVGCAVHFCSTVENFPGLFEAAHFVCDYGPAGNYPRKPYKEGQPCSRCSNEKCVDRLCENTEREKLISYANWYPDWDTQPQPPQPRPPRPPVPSRVPPAEHPRPSCDQYCLSVLILRPLFLVLSFGAVLLVQQQFPHTFFYE, from the exons ATGAGaatcacatttttctttgctgcattGCTCTTACTGGATTTCTTCAGTTGCATTCATGCTTATCTGCAATATCCCTTGCCTGACATAGAAGATGCAAAGTTCATTGCAGATTGTGTGAGAGCTCACAACGCATTTCGATCCAAAGTGAATCCACCAGCCAGCAATATGTTTCGCATG TCCTGGGATGCTGCTTTAGCTAAGAGTGCCAAAGCATGGGCAAAGAAGTGCAAGTTTAAGCACAATACCTACCTTAAAATGCCAGGAAAAATGCACCCCACCTTTCGCTTTGTTGGAGAGAACATCTGGACTGGCACAGCCCACATCTTCTCCGTGGAGGCAGCTCTCAGGTCCTGGTTTAATGAAGTCAGCAGCTATGATTTCAGCACCAACATATGTACTGACATGTGTGGTCACTACACTCAG GTGGTCTGGGCAGAGAGTTACAAAGTTGGCTGTGCAGTTCACTTCTGCAGTACAGTTGAAAATTTTCCAGGACTGTTCGAAGCAGCACATTTTGTTTGTGACTATGGGCCAGC GGGGAATTACCCAAGAAAACCATATAAAGAAGGACAACCATGCAGTAGATGCAGTAACGAGAAGTGTGTAGACAGGCTCTGTG AAAATACAGAACGTGAGAAGCTGATAA GTTATGCCAACTGGTATCCAGACTGGGAtacacagccccagccaccgCAGCCCCGTCCCCCCAGGCCTCCCGTGCCATCACGCGTCCCACCTGCTGAGCATCCACGACCCTCTTGTGACCAATACTGTCTTagtgttttaattttaaggCCACTGTTTCTTGTATTGAGTTTTGGTGCTGTACTTCTAGTACAACAGCAATTTCCACACACTTTTTTTTATGAGTAA